CGTTCGTGGCGCCGTACCGCGGCCACCAGTTCGGCCTGCAGACTGCCGTGCCGGCCCGGCAGGTAGACTTCCGGCGTCAATTCCCCCGGCCCGGTCTCCACCCCGGCGCTGTTGAGCACCGTGGCCAGTGCGGCGGGGCCGCATTGATAGGCCTGCTGGGGATGAAAGGGGACCGCGGCGAGTTCGACCTCGACCGGAGTCGGCCCCGGCCGTTCAGTGAGGGACGGCTGGCCGGCGCAGCCCGCCAGCAGCAGGGCGGCGGCCAGCCAGACGGGGCGGCGCGGCATCAGATGCCGGTGAAGATGTCCGTGACATCGAGCAGTTCGAGGATGAGCAGGACCACGAATACGATACCGACCACTTCGATGACGCCGGCGCCGGCGGGCAGCTGCTTCATATTGGCTGCCAGCCGCTGCAACTCGGCAGCGGTCAGCCCGCCCAGCCGTTGCTCGACCTTGGCGGGATCGACCCCGAGTTCCAGCATCTGCTGGCGGACATCCGCGCGATTCAGTCCGGCCCGGACCTCGGCCAGGTGCAGGGCACGGGCCTCGGCCGCAAGCATCTCCCCGGTGCCCACCAGCCCGGTCTGAGCCGCAGCGGGAAAGGTGGCGAAAAGGAAATTCAGGATCAGGGCGAGAATGCCCGCACGTTTCCAGCGCGTCGTATCCATGGGGTACCTCCAGTCACTATTGTTGGTTTGAGCCTATCCTATTGGCTGGCATGCGGGCGGTATGTGCGCGACTTCACGAAACCCGCATGGATCATCCGTAACTATAGACAAAGCGAAGGCTTATTGCCGGAAATTCCGCGGTTCAGGGGCGGGATTGAACATCTGCGGCAGACCGCGTCGCGCCAGCTCGAGCAGCCGCTGCAGGCTCGGGTCCGGCTCCCACCCGGCCAGGAAGTTCTTCACCTCCAGGCCCAGTTCGGTGTCGCCGCGCAGCCGCAAGCGGCGCTGGAAGAAGAGGGTGTCGGGGTCGGTCTCGCGCTGCAACAGCGTGACATAGGTCGCCAGGTCGGCCTCGATCAGCAGATCCGGCCGGCGCGGCGAGCCCGGGCTGACCAGTCGCCTCCGGTCACCGCTGAGTGCGAGCCGCAGCGGCGTTTCGGCCAGGGCAATGACCACCATCCGACCCTGCATGAAATCGAGTTCGCCCCGGTGCAATGCGTTGGCGAAGGCCAGGTTCAGGACGGCCAGGCTCGGCCGGGTCCACAGCGGCCGCGGCAGTCGGCTCAAGGCGATGACCGGCAGCGGGGGGCGGCTCATGCCAGCCTCAGCCAGTATTCGTGCACCCGGGCGTCCCGCCCCAGTTCGGGATGGAAGGCGCAGCCCACGTGGCGCCCCTGGCGTACCGCCACCGGCCGTCCCGCATGCGTTGCCAGCACCTCCAGGGGCGCGCGGGCATGGATGGCCGGGGCGCGGATGAAAGCCGCGCGCATGCCGGAGAATTGCCCGCCTTCCAGACTGGCAATGAAGCTCTCGCGCTGGCGGCCGTAGTGATTGCGATCGACCTCGGCCGTCAGCAGTCTCAGTGGGCTGACGCGGGCGTCATTCGTATGGGTGCACATGAGGATGAGACCGGCGCAGGTGCCGAGCAGCGGGTGTCGCTGGGCGAAACAGGCAATGGCGCGGTCCAGGCCCGCGTGCTGCAGCAGCTGGCTGAGGGTGGTGGACTCGCCGCCGGGCAGGATCAGCCCGGCCAGGCCGTCCAGATCGGCGGGTCGGAACACCGGGCGGGCCGCACGGCCGAGTTGTGTCAGCATGCGGGCGTGCGCCTGCACATTGCCCTGCAGCGCGAGGACGCCGATGGGCGGGCTACCAGCCACGCTTGGCCAGGCGCTGAGCGTCCGGCAGTCCGCCGAGCTCCAGCCCGGGCATGGCGCCCTTGAGGCCGCGGGAGACCGCCGCCAGCACGGCCGGATCCTGGTGGTGGGTGGTGGCGCGGACGATGGCCGCGGCCCGCGCGGCGGGATCCTCGGAGCGGAAGATGCCGGAGCCGACGAAGACCGCTTCTGCCCCCAGTTGGCGGACCAGCGCGGCGTCGGCCGGCGTGGCCACGCCGCCGGCGGAGAAGTTGGGGACGGGCAGTGCGTCCTGTTCGGCCACCTGGCAGATCAGTTCGTAGGGCGCCCCCAGCGCCTTGGCCCGGCTCATCAGCTGGCCCGGGTCGAGTTGAGTGAGTTCACGTATCTGGGTCTGGATGCGACGCTGGTGACGTACCGCCTCGACGATGTTGCCGCTGCCGGCCTCGCCCTTGGTGCGGATCATGGCCGCACCCTCGCCGATGCGGCGCAACGCCTCGCCCAGGTCGGTGGCGCCGCAGACGAAGGGAATGGCGTAATCCCACTTGTGGATATGGTGTTCCTCATCGGCCGGCGTGAGCACTTCGCTTTCGTCGATGAAATCCACCGCCAGGGCCTGCAGTATCTGAGCCTCGGCGAAATGGCCGATGCGGCACTTGGCCATGACCGGGATGGACACCGCCGCCTGGATGGACTGGATCAGGGCTGGATCGGACATGCGCGCCACCCCGCCATCGCGACGGATGTCGGCCGGAATGCGCTCCAGCGCCATCACTGCCACCGCGCCGGCGGCCTCGGCGATACGCGCCTGTTCGGCATCGGTGACGTCCATGATCACGCCGCCGCGGAGCATCTCTGCCAGGCCGCGCTTGAGTTGAAAGTCATCGGCCTCGAAGCGTGAGGCCAGGTTCCAGGTCATCGGATATACCCGTAAATGGACTGATTCAATCAGCCATTATCGGCGCTGCGGGCGGGAATGGTTTGATATTGGTCAAGCGGGAGGGGGTGACGTTCGGCGCTGGGAACGCAGAGGGCGCAGAGAAATACCAATATCGAAAAGAATGTTGAGATGGATGTCGTCAAGCCGGGTTGTTCAAGCAAAAGGTGTTTGAATAATTTATTCCCTTTGCGTCTCCGCGCCTCTGCGCCCTCTGCGTTAATGTCGCCGTAATAAGGTTTATCCGCCGGTCATGGACATGAACCGGATCACCTGGTCGGGCTTTTCGCGGAATTCGTGCCGCTCGGGCTTGAGTTCGATGGCCGCGCGGATGGCGGCTTCGAGCTCCGCCTCGCCGGCGCCGTTGCGCAGCAGGGGCTTGAAGTCATAGCTGTGCTCCTGGCCCAGGCACATGTACAGGGTGCCGTCCACGGCCAGGCGCACGCGGTTGCAGGTTTCGCAGAA
This sequence is a window from Thiohalobacter thiocyanaticus. Protein-coding genes within it:
- the ubiT gene encoding ubiquinone anaerobic biosynthesis accessory factor UbiT gives rise to the protein MSRPPLPVIALSRLPRPLWTRPSLAVLNLAFANALHRGELDFMQGRMVVIALAETPLRLALSGDRRRLVSPGSPRRPDLLIEADLATYVTLLQRETDPDTLFFQRRLRLRGDTELGLEVKNFLAGWEPDPSLQRLLELARRGLPQMFNPAPEPRNFRQ
- a CDS encoding PA2779 family protein, encoding MDTTRWKRAGILALILNFLFATFPAAAQTGLVGTGEMLAAEARALHLAEVRAGLNRADVRQQMLELGVDPAKVEQRLGGLTAAELQRLAANMKQLPAGAGVIEVVGIVFVVLLILELLDVTDIFTGI
- the pdxT gene encoding pyridoxal 5'-phosphate synthase glutaminase subunit PdxT; translated protein: MAGSPPIGVLALQGNVQAHARMLTQLGRAARPVFRPADLDGLAGLILPGGESTTLSQLLQHAGLDRAIACFAQRHPLLGTCAGLILMCTHTNDARVSPLRLLTAEVDRNHYGRQRESFIASLEGGQFSGMRAAFIRAPAIHARAPLEVLATHAGRPVAVRQGRHVGCAFHPELGRDARVHEYWLRLA
- the pdxS gene encoding pyridoxal 5'-phosphate synthase lyase subunit PdxS, with product MTWNLASRFEADDFQLKRGLAEMLRGGVIMDVTDAEQARIAEAAGAVAVMALERIPADIRRDGGVARMSDPALIQSIQAAVSIPVMAKCRIGHFAEAQILQALAVDFIDESEVLTPADEEHHIHKWDYAIPFVCGATDLGEALRRIGEGAAMIRTKGEAGSGNIVEAVRHQRRIQTQIRELTQLDPGQLMSRAKALGAPYELICQVAEQDALPVPNFSAGGVATPADAALVRQLGAEAVFVGSGIFRSEDPAARAAAIVRATTHHQDPAVLAAVSRGLKGAMPGLELGGLPDAQRLAKRGW